One genomic segment of Desulfomicrobium sp. ZS1 includes these proteins:
- the msrA gene encoding peptide-methionine (S)-S-oxide reductase MsrA: MAAQTKEAVFAGGCFWCLEGPFDALPGVMQTEAGYTGGQISNPTYEQVSSGTSGHIEAMRVVYDPELTNFEKLLDVFWRNIDPIDAGGQFCDRGPQYRSAVFFADAAEESAARASKARLEEAHGFTIATEILPRSAFYPAEEYHQDYYKKNPLRYHFYRQGCGRDQRLRQLWGAETKVKP, encoded by the coding sequence GTGGCTGCACAAACAAAAGAAGCGGTATTTGCGGGTGGGTGTTTTTGGTGTCTGGAAGGACCTTTCGACGCCTTGCCCGGAGTCATGCAGACGGAGGCCGGATACACCGGCGGACAGATATCCAATCCGACCTACGAGCAGGTCTCTTCCGGAACCAGCGGGCATATCGAAGCCATGCGGGTGGTTTATGACCCCGAGCTGACCAATTTCGAGAAGCTCCTCGATGTCTTCTGGCGCAACATCGACCCCATTGATGCCGGTGGACAGTTTTGTGATCGCGGTCCGCAATACAGGTCCGCTGTATTTTTCGCGGATGCGGCCGAAGAGTCCGCCGCGCGGGCGTCAAAGGCCCGGCTTGAGGAAGCCCATGGGTTCACGATCGCAACTGAGATTCTGCCCCGGTCAGCGTTCTATCCCGCCGAGGAGTATCATCAGGATTATTACAAGAAAAACCCTCTCAGATACCATTTTTATCGGCAGGGGTGTGGCCGTGACCAGCGCCTGAGACAGCTTTGGGGAGCGGAAACGAAAGTGAAGCCCTGA
- a CDS encoding PilW family protein: MTKNIQKRFGQSGMTLVETLVAMAISGLIVSAIYSLFQTHHRIAARQSQTTLMQQELHSAAALISEELRMCGFSAQGSPGFGFSHKPGIAAPDYGRATTGSAVYCSQDWNADGIANENGSGCLREHAGFRLNVADDGSAKKIPDHVLRKYDTGFVAWQPFSTNIGDLHFIYFDAGGEIITEPHAHTQNIRGVRVEITAIPSKLHLGIGNRTLSTMVWCRNTEMEKMP; this comes from the coding sequence ATGACCAAGAACATTCAGAAGCGTTTTGGGCAATCCGGCATGACCCTTGTCGAAACCCTTGTCGCTATGGCCATATCGGGCCTGATCGTCAGCGCGATCTACTCCCTTTTCCAGACCCACCATCGCATTGCCGCCAGGCAAAGTCAGACCACACTCATGCAGCAGGAGCTGCACTCCGCCGCCGCGCTCATTTCCGAAGAATTGCGCATGTGCGGATTCTCGGCGCAAGGCAGCCCGGGCTTCGGCTTTTCCCATAAGCCCGGGATAGCCGCCCCGGATTACGGACGCGCCACCACGGGATCCGCAGTCTATTGCAGTCAGGACTGGAACGCGGACGGTATCGCCAATGAAAACGGCAGCGGCTGCCTGCGCGAGCACGCGGGCTTCAGACTTAACGTCGCCGATGACGGCTCCGCCAAAAAAATCCCCGACCATGTGCTGCGCAAATACGACACCGGATTCGTAGCCTGGCAACCTTTCAGCACCAACATCGGCGACCTGCACTTCATTTACTTCGACGCAGGCGGCGAAATCATCACCGAACCGCACGCGCATACGCAAAACATCCGTGGGGTGCGCGTGGAAATCACCGCAATCCCGTCAAAGCTCCACTTGGGTATCGGCAACCGCACGCTGTCCACCATGGTCTGGTGCAGGAATACGGAAATGGAAAAAATGCCATGA
- a CDS encoding sigma-54 dependent transcriptional regulator, protein MTDAQKNVLIVDADPVQLQALIDLLATDGYAVMVASDGEEALLKLEGGQIDLVIVDESIPGMSGRELLWECVRRWPGLPLIMLTGNGTVQSAVAAIKEGAADYLTRPVDGQELLRGVARILALSGDRTWARSGNLLADELWGGKSPAMQRLYKLIERVAPTEATILLLGESGTGKEKIAGLLHRLSQRSRGPLVIVDCGSTPSTLLESELFGHAKGSFTNAYKDKKGLVAEAHGGTLFLDEIGNISSEMQLRLLRFLQERKIRRVGDLAETAVNCRVIAATNADLAELVRSGEFREDLYYRLKVINIQVPPLRERKADIPVLAERFLQLFAEDGPLPRLDAEVAEAILDYPWPGNVRELRNMLEAAVILSSDGVIRMEDMQFEDSYEDTPLPGNLLSLSGSEKQVVLNALERSSWVVKDAADLLGVSRRTMHYKIKKFQIDTAKRSA, encoded by the coding sequence ATGACCGACGCACAAAAAAACGTCCTGATCGTAGACGCGGATCCGGTCCAGCTGCAGGCCTTGATCGACTTGCTGGCGACCGACGGCTATGCCGTCATGGTCGCTTCGGATGGTGAAGAGGCCTTGCTCAAGCTTGAAGGCGGACAGATTGATCTGGTTATCGTCGACGAGAGCATTCCAGGCATGTCCGGCAGAGAACTGTTGTGGGAGTGCGTCCGGCGTTGGCCAGGGCTGCCACTCATTATGCTGACCGGCAACGGCACGGTGCAGAGCGCCGTCGCGGCCATCAAGGAAGGGGCTGCGGATTATCTGACAAGGCCCGTTGACGGGCAGGAGCTGTTGCGGGGAGTTGCCCGGATTTTGGCTTTAAGCGGAGATCGCACCTGGGCTCGTAGCGGCAACCTGCTGGCCGACGAGCTTTGGGGCGGGAAGAGTCCCGCCATGCAACGCCTCTACAAACTGATCGAGCGGGTGGCTCCGACGGAAGCCACGATTCTGCTTCTTGGCGAGAGCGGCACGGGCAAGGAAAAGATCGCCGGGCTCTTGCATCGCTTGAGCCAGCGCTCGCGGGGTCCGCTCGTGATCGTCGATTGCGGCTCCACGCCGTCCACATTGCTGGAAAGTGAACTGTTCGGGCACGCCAAGGGTTCGTTCACAAACGCCTATAAGGACAAAAAGGGGCTTGTGGCCGAGGCGCATGGCGGGACTTTGTTCCTTGATGAGATCGGCAACATCTCCTCGGAAATGCAGTTGCGGCTTTTGCGCTTCCTGCAAGAACGGAAAATTCGCCGGGTTGGAGACCTTGCCGAGACCGCGGTCAATTGCCGCGTCATTGCCGCGACCAATGCGGATTTGGCTGAGTTGGTGCGTAGCGGTGAATTTCGGGAAGATTTGTATTACCGCCTCAAGGTCATCAACATCCAGGTGCCGCCTCTGCGCGAGCGCAAGGCCGACATCCCGGTGCTGGCCGAGCGCTTTCTCCAGCTTTTTGCCGAGGATGGGCCCTTGCCGCGTCTTGACGCGGAGGTCGCCGAGGCCATTCTTGATTATCCCTGGCCCGGCAATGTGCGCGAATTGCGCAATATGCTGGAGGCTGCGGTCATTTTGTCTTCTGACGGCGTGATCCGGATGGAGGACATGCAGTTTGAGGACAGCTACGAAGACACGCCCCTGCCGGGAAATCTTCTTTCTCTGTCCGGAAGTGAGAAGCAGGTGGTTTTGAACGCTCTGGAGAGAAGCTCCTGGGTGGTCAAGGACGCCGCCGATCTGCTTGGGGTCAGCCGCCGGACCATGCATTACAAGATCAAGAAATTTCAGATTGATACAGCCAAACGTTCAGCTTGA
- a CDS encoding acetate--CoA ligase family protein, whose product MEPTQLGFEQSRTLLDAYDIPVLGRMIRTLEQAGQAAKELGFPVAMKTVSSQIIHKTDLGCVLLGRKDLAELEAGYAELMDNVQAAGVTEIDGILIQPMVKPGLEVLIGATQDPSFGPMTMIGSGGRFVELLADVAPGIGILEENEVRAMLDRTHAGRILDGFRGPALDKAAVIRLAMNVSRFMAEHPEIHELDLNPVIVYEEGFAIVDARLIAGDPVHYPRQTDVSPQKMASLRTIFSPASVVLYGASNTGTVGGIVLKNLRRLGRLYPINPRTEALQGMRCYPNLESLPEVPEVAVFVVNSETVVREFEKFCRAGGKGAIIISDGFAESGRRELEERLRKLSLQYGVSYIGPNCLGIIDNFSGVNTMFIPPHRTGIIREPGGIGIISQSGGIGMELMEMLEADRVGMGKWVSCGNSSSVGVAEILAHMGQDQRIEVIAIYLEGLSEGLKLMEIGRQVAAQKPVLIIKGGSGGGKEATMSHTASLAGSHEAFRACCSQAGFYLIEDLTEDPKIMVNVLSILTTQPKARGKRTAVVSVGGGAAVLLADQITAEGMELAQFTPQTRRRLQDLLRENIKATSPDDLEQMLVNVGNNPLDLLGNCDDRRLIRALEIIADDEDTDVIVAAIYLQVPYLSEYLAERLVELRRSIDKPFIVSPRGLCTHVTRFRESLYAKRFHTYTVPMVKPLSIALDIWDRYDRNFMNEAELRED is encoded by the coding sequence ATGGAACCGACACAGCTTGGATTTGAACAAAGCCGAACCCTTCTGGACGCCTACGACATTCCTGTGCTGGGCCGCATGATCCGCACGCTGGAGCAGGCCGGGCAGGCGGCGAAGGAGCTTGGTTTTCCCGTGGCCATGAAGACGGTCTCAAGCCAGATCATCCACAAGACCGACCTCGGTTGCGTGCTGCTGGGACGTAAAGACCTGGCCGAGCTTGAGGCCGGGTATGCAGAACTCATGGACAATGTGCAGGCCGCCGGGGTGACGGAGATCGACGGCATCCTGATCCAACCCATGGTCAAACCCGGCCTTGAGGTGCTCATCGGCGCCACCCAGGACCCCAGCTTCGGTCCCATGACCATGATCGGTTCGGGAGGCCGTTTCGTTGAACTCCTCGCCGACGTGGCGCCCGGAATCGGAATCCTGGAGGAAAATGAAGTCCGGGCCATGCTGGACAGGACTCACGCCGGGCGCATTCTGGACGGATTCCGAGGTCCGGCCCTGGACAAGGCCGCCGTCATCCGCCTGGCCATGAACGTGTCGCGTTTCATGGCCGAACACCCTGAAATCCATGAACTCGATCTGAATCCCGTCATCGTCTACGAAGAGGGCTTCGCCATTGTCGATGCCCGCCTCATCGCCGGCGATCCGGTCCATTACCCTCGCCAGACCGATGTCTCGCCGCAAAAAATGGCCAGCCTGCGCACCATCTTCAGCCCTGCCTCCGTGGTCCTCTACGGAGCGTCGAACACCGGCACGGTGGGCGGCATCGTACTCAAGAATCTTCGCCGTTTGGGCCGCCTCTATCCCATCAACCCACGCACGGAAGCTTTGCAGGGCATGCGTTGCTATCCGAATCTGGAGAGCCTGCCGGAGGTGCCGGAAGTGGCGGTCTTTGTCGTCAACTCCGAGACCGTGGTCCGTGAGTTCGAGAAGTTCTGCCGGGCCGGAGGAAAGGGCGCCATCATCATCAGCGACGGCTTTGCCGAATCCGGACGGCGGGAACTTGAAGAACGGCTTCGGAAGTTAAGCCTGCAGTACGGGGTCAGCTACATCGGGCCCAACTGTCTGGGCATCATCGACAATTTCTCCGGCGTGAACACCATGTTCATCCCGCCGCATCGAACGGGCATCATCCGCGAGCCCGGCGGCATCGGCATCATCTCCCAGAGCGGCGGCATCGGCATGGAACTCATGGAGATGCTGGAAGCGGACCGGGTCGGCATGGGCAAGTGGGTATCCTGCGGCAATTCGAGCAGCGTGGGCGTGGCGGAAATCCTGGCGCACATGGGCCAGGACCAGCGCATCGAGGTCATCGCCATCTATCTGGAAGGGCTGTCCGAAGGCCTCAAGCTGATGGAGATCGGCAGGCAGGTGGCGGCTCAAAAGCCGGTGCTGATCATCAAGGGCGGCTCCGGAGGCGGCAAGGAGGCGACCATGTCGCACACCGCATCCCTGGCGGGCAGTCACGAAGCCTTCCGGGCATGCTGTTCCCAGGCCGGATTCTATCTCATCGAAGATCTGACCGAAGACCCCAAGATCATGGTCAACGTGCTCTCCATCCTGACCACGCAGCCCAAGGCCAGGGGCAAGCGCACGGCGGTGGTCAGCGTCGGTGGCGGCGCGGCGGTGTTGCTGGCCGACCAAATCACGGCCGAAGGCATGGAGTTGGCCCAGTTCACTCCCCAAACCAGAAGGCGCCTGCAGGACCTGCTGCGTGAAAACATCAAAGCCACAAGCCCCGACGACCTGGAGCAGATGCTGGTCAATGTCGGCAACAATCCGCTCGATCTTCTGGGCAACTGCGATGACAGGCGGCTCATCCGTGCGCTTGAGATCATCGCCGATGACGAGGATACCGATGTCATCGTGGCCGCGATCTACCTGCAGGTGCCCTACCTCTCCGAATATCTGGCCGAACGGCTGGTCGAACTCCGGCGTTCCATCGACAAACCGTTCATCGTCTCCCCGCGCGGCCTGTGCACCCACGTGACCAGATTCCGGGAATCCCTCTACGCCAAGCGTTTCCACACCTACACCGTCCCGATGGTCAAGCCGCTCAGCATCGCCCTGGATATTTGGGACCGTTACGACCGAAATTTCATGAACGAAGCCGAACTCCGGGAAGACTAA
- the gdhA gene encoding NADP-specific glutamate dehydrogenase — MEILELVKRRDPGEVEFHQAVTEVMESIEPALERNPEYRRAGIVERMVEPERTVIFRVPWVDDHGEVHVNRGFRVQMNSAIGPYKGGIRFHPSVNLGILKFLAFEQVFKNSLTTLPMGGGKGGADFDPKGKSDNEVQRFCQSFMLELFRHIGPHTDVPAGDIGVGAREVGYMFGMYKKLKNEFTGVLTGKGASWGGSLVRPEATGYGAVYFAGEMLAAQGKTLEGTRSLVSGSGNVAQYTMEKLLQLGSSPITFSDSSGYIYDEAGVTPEKLAFIKHLKNVRRGRVHEYVDAYPEAVFTPADYALGYNPLWAHKADCAFPCATQNEIGRRDADNMVAGGVRVVTEGANMPTSHEGVRIFLDNGVLFGPGKAANAGGVSVSGLEMTQNSMRLSWTRQEVDDRLKLIMKTIHKVCMDTAAVYGKPLNYVVGANIAGFVKVADAMLDQGVV, encoded by the coding sequence ATGGAGATTCTTGAACTGGTCAAGCGGCGGGATCCGGGCGAAGTGGAATTTCATCAGGCCGTGACGGAGGTCATGGAGTCCATCGAACCTGCGCTTGAGCGTAATCCCGAGTATCGTCGGGCGGGGATTGTGGAGCGTATGGTCGAACCGGAGCGTACGGTCATCTTTCGCGTGCCCTGGGTGGACGATCATGGCGAGGTACACGTCAATCGGGGTTTCAGGGTGCAGATGAACAGCGCCATCGGGCCTTACAAAGGCGGCATCCGTTTTCATCCCTCCGTCAATCTTGGCATTCTCAAATTTCTGGCCTTCGAACAGGTCTTCAAGAACTCCCTGACCACATTGCCCATGGGCGGGGGCAAGGGCGGCGCGGATTTTGACCCCAAGGGCAAGTCCGACAACGAGGTGCAGCGTTTCTGTCAGAGTTTTATGCTCGAACTTTTTCGTCATATCGGGCCACACACGGATGTACCTGCCGGAGACATCGGCGTGGGCGCACGGGAAGTGGGCTACATGTTCGGCATGTACAAGAAACTCAAGAATGAATTCACGGGAGTGCTGACGGGCAAGGGCGCATCCTGGGGCGGCAGCCTGGTCCGTCCCGAGGCCACGGGGTACGGGGCGGTCTATTTTGCGGGCGAGATGCTGGCAGCCCAGGGCAAGACGCTGGAAGGAACGCGCAGCCTGGTCTCCGGATCGGGCAACGTGGCCCAGTACACCATGGAAAAACTTTTGCAGTTGGGCAGCTCCCCGATCACGTTTTCGGATTCGTCGGGCTACATTTACGACGAGGCCGGAGTCACGCCCGAGAAGCTCGCTTTCATCAAGCACCTCAAGAATGTGCGCCGGGGGCGGGTGCATGAATATGTGGACGCCTACCCCGAAGCCGTGTTCACCCCGGCGGACTATGCGCTTGGGTACAATCCGCTCTGGGCGCATAAAGCGGACTGCGCCTTCCCTTGCGCAACACAGAACGAGATCGGTCGGCGCGACGCGGACAATATGGTCGCGGGCGGGGTGCGGGTCGTGACCGAGGGAGCGAACATGCCGACCTCGCATGAGGGCGTGCGTATCTTTTTGGACAACGGGGTGCTTTTTGGCCCCGGCAAGGCCGCCAATGCCGGAGGGGTCTCGGTGTCGGGCCTGGAGATGACCCAGAACAGCATGCGCCTGAGTTGGACCCGGCAGGAAGTGGACGACCGGCTGAAGCTGATCATGAAGACCATCCACAAGGTCTGCATGGATACGGCCGCAGTCTACGGTAAGCCTCTCAACTATGTCGTAGGCGCCAATATCGCCGGGTTCGTGAAAGTGGCCGACGCCATGCTGGACCAGGGCGTGGTCTAG
- a CDS encoding LEA type 2 family protein → MILTFRIVNPNPFALSWTGVKVNARVNDMDLLPGVSSENGQVEALGESVFKVEASASTLGLLRQVLNFQGGQSKLTYALEGILYQGGLSSGGIPFSAEGALWDSGQEL, encoded by the coding sequence GTGATTTTGACTTTTCGCATAGTCAATCCAAATCCGTTTGCGTTGTCGTGGACCGGAGTCAAGGTCAATGCCCGGGTCAACGACATGGATCTGTTGCCGGGGGTGTCATCGGAAAATGGCCAGGTGGAAGCCCTGGGAGAATCGGTCTTCAAGGTCGAGGCCTCCGCTTCGACTCTGGGTCTGCTGCGCCAGGTACTTAATTTTCAGGGTGGCCAGAGCAAGCTGACCTATGCCCTGGAGGGAATTCTCTATCAGGGCGGATTGAGTTCCGGAGGAATCCCGTTCTCCGCAGAAGGGGCGCTTTGGGATTCCGGCCAGGAACTTTAG
- a CDS encoding GspH/FimT family pseudopilin, which translates to MNKGYTLLETLVVLAIAAVLSGICGTALLAALPGAEVNRAARTIVSMCRHARFEAIKRNAQIRFTCDPQQNACEIRVRGDNTLLRRFDLSDLRNQVTHAKSFTTHFNGLGRASVGGSVVIQNNTGLSRTVKVRPSGSVVTE; encoded by the coding sequence ATGAACAAAGGCTACACGCTCCTCGAAACCCTGGTGGTCCTGGCCATCGCGGCCGTTTTGAGCGGCATCTGCGGCACGGCGCTACTCGCCGCCCTGCCGGGGGCCGAAGTCAACCGCGCGGCCAGGACCATTGTCAGCATGTGCAGACATGCCAGATTCGAGGCCATCAAACGGAACGCACAAATCCGGTTTACCTGCGACCCGCAGCAGAACGCCTGCGAAATACGGGTGCGAGGCGACAACACGCTGCTACGGCGATTTGATCTCTCGGACTTGAGAAACCAGGTCACCCACGCAAAATCCTTCACCACCCATTTCAATGGCCTCGGAAGGGCTTCCGTAGGCGGGTCCGTCGTCATCCAAAACAACACCGGACTGTCGCGCACGGTGAAGGTACGGCCATCGGGCAGCGTGGTCACGGAGTGA
- a CDS encoding prepilin-type N-terminal cleavage/methylation domain-containing protein: MVKKSWRPVFTEASPFCRVVSTELPLKIAKPIFASEARPHERWGENAPSGFTLIEVLMAAAILAIGLMGIAAVIARASVQDVRANHISRANFLMEEFLENATRAQYSAQTFNALTDTAASRVIDGVRFTMNCTLAENTPVERCKEMTCILAWDNTSPHASARYVYVFSPKF, from the coding sequence ATGGTTAAAAAGTCATGGCGGCCCGTCTTCACGGAGGCGTCACCGTTTTGCCGTGTCGTCTCCACAGAACTCCCGCTCAAGATCGCAAAGCCGATTTTTGCCTCAGAAGCCCGTCCTCACGAGCGATGGGGAGAAAACGCCCCTTCCGGTTTCACGCTCATCGAAGTCCTGATGGCGGCGGCCATTCTGGCTATCGGCCTGATGGGCATCGCCGCTGTCATCGCCCGGGCCTCGGTGCAGGATGTGCGCGCCAATCACATCTCCCGAGCAAATTTTCTGATGGAGGAATTTCTGGAGAATGCCACCCGCGCCCAGTACTCCGCCCAGACGTTCAATGCCCTGACGGACACCGCCGCAAGCCGCGTCATCGATGGCGTCCGTTTTACCATGAACTGCACACTGGCCGAAAACACCCCCGTGGAAAGATGCAAGGAAATGACCTGTATCCTTGCATGGGACAACACCAGCCCACACGCGAGCGCACGGTACGTCTATGTCTTCTCTCCAAAATTCTAG
- a CDS encoding PEP-CTERM sorting domain-containing protein, with the protein MNMKKILRGIVVLAIFLVFSSPLSAATVYWTDWTAVSVTAPGVLGTLDIGSSDVDVIFSGSYSFAQTSDGENYWDPDTPYLSPTVDNAPPASDIIGLSAGGTVTITFSEAVKDPLIALVSFNGNTVDFGVPIEILSYGDGYWGNGTPILNLDGDGFYGSGEVHGVVRVPGSFTSLSFTHTAEGWHGITMGVVGLGSTPPPSTVPEPATMLLLGVGLIGVAVFRRQLHS; encoded by the coding sequence ATGAATATGAAGAAAATTCTGCGAGGTATTGTTGTTTTGGCAATTTTTCTCGTCTTCTCTTCTCCGCTGAGTGCGGCGACTGTCTATTGGACGGATTGGACCGCCGTATCGGTCACCGCTCCCGGCGTGCTGGGTACGCTCGACATCGGCTCGAGTGATGTCGATGTTATCTTCAGCGGGTCGTATTCTTTTGCCCAAACTAGCGACGGAGAAAATTACTGGGATCCTGATACTCCGTATTTAAGCCCCACGGTGGACAATGCGCCGCCTGCTTCCGACATCATTGGCCTGTCTGCCGGCGGCACGGTGACAATCACATTTTCCGAAGCGGTCAAGGATCCTCTCATCGCGCTGGTGAGCTTCAACGGGAATACCGTTGACTTTGGAGTTCCGATTGAGATTTTGAGCTATGGAGATGGGTATTGGGGGAACGGCACACCGATCCTCAACCTCGATGGAGATGGTTTCTACGGCAGCGGTGAGGTGCACGGGGTGGTCCGAGTGCCAGGTTCCTTCACATCGCTTTCCTTCACCCATACTGCTGAGGGCTGGCACGGTATCACCATGGGTGTGGTCGGACTTGGTTCTACACCGCCACCGAGCACTGTGCCCGAACCTGCGACCATGCTTCTTTTGGGGGTTGGTCTTATCGGTGTGGCAGTATTCAGGCGTCAGCTGCATAGCTGA